One Littorina saxatilis isolate snail1 linkage group LG12, US_GU_Lsax_2.0, whole genome shotgun sequence genomic region harbors:
- the LOC138982128 gene encoding uncharacterized protein translates to MDMDDPEDFSILPGFEGLEELYAIEDVCNESSMHHLQEPGYKTGNVAFMDSGSVWTEHAQSQETGQSGIQAMTMESLLDQFEDTTTVSSNGRDYIQFHNVTDDAPLHSQSLPVSRVCSAANSPAPTPPASPPPDILHKIRSNHNQATKRKAAIMLPYLAPTKPGKGKVGMLETPTAASRTSRLQKILSRNTSTPSELPEGLQPNLSAVLQPIELVGVDSVGVSSVRHNGGVVTSVVSPTATSVPADLRMSRITDPGMAQSILSKTPRALSLLAGHVSSENLAKNSQANNTAVKNSIGSKSSNAVQVLNMQNTASGFVSLLPKPAMDLNCATSSEALNQSVTVSRGTPVPPLKPSVAKKQEEPQKRCDIVLSRSAEQIPAEGLQSVLDHDYCHDSLRRVIVDEFDLLVSPTKSHCQKPLQKVKSLPILPSGQSAKTQIVSKANDVGQTVGAAGRAKSLPILPSGQSAKTQIVSKANDVGQTVGAAGRATTTQGQPLRVGAVTTSTSKITSNMGAVNSNAVINLIAPSTSAGSAATAVVHNTQEKQNVRSVPAVSNPPQPVTVSLMSVLSKVQNIESLFTLENGTLKLHPSVAASINPAAFVTPVPQNSQQVGPSVGSVTVNSSDQKNGLIQGRSTAKVVPNAPRYVQQNVPTSSMNSANTAVKNQQQATTPVVPLTAPTPRLAKVSSIPVPNSAKTDINRNTSNQPKKPLSDRANTSSVTRNATSGKEQKIPPAQAQRKKKQDQYSHSTEVVNDTPPPEVPSSCCLEQIKVAPMKGISKKPGDFDADNQQSELNDSQSDSTTNSQETSVMYSMPVFDFDEPSTTGMSDRVVTPVKIQTCAEESPTTRQSPKITPQPYSPQTCDEKPQPRQPSPRSPPVSPKDDPHACSPCATSPEAGTSHEPMQQYVDEFDLIWEEHEQEAAAQGRASLERRTVTYHDQSRPESSRGAGTNRGRGASRRGRKSGKWQPGSSPVKEDSSGFFSKIPSYYTALSIPTKTGRKQLTAEDAEGLTIHDFIPADHDPIHSTEDREWYDKMPSYFSCFTNSTKYDSAVTHGDFGKVDQTKKAVGSSFVGGSPKSPSPGHSQRKSPSPTTSQRSSRSREGDRSRKRRRSNSSSVSSGSRSRSWKTGKRRQRRSPSGSGSCRSSSGSRSRSGSSSRSGSRYSRSCSRSRSRSKSRSRSRGRRYRSGSGESRYSSGSRRSRRNLSRDRALRKQLRREDKIKKMEERKIVYVGRIPEDFTRRNLYQRFERFGKIEDVSVHFREAGDNYGFVTFFDSSDAFRAIDKGNTIPGERQFDLCFGGRRHFCANDYADLDGNRVIEEEYAPVTSKGTVDFDELLRQAQRSQRK, encoded by the exons ATG GACATGGATGACCCAGAGGATTTTTCCATTCTTCCCGGCTTCGAGGGACTAGAGGAGCTGTATGCTATTGAAGATGTGTGCAACGAGTCGTCTATGCACCACCTTCAAGAACCAGGCTATAAGACGGGGAACGTGGCTTTCATGGACAGTGGATCAGTATGGACAGAACATGCACAGTCACAAGAAACAGGACAGAGCG GTATACAAGCTATGACCATGGAGAGTTTGTTGGACCAATTTGAAGACA CAACAACTGTGTCCTCTAACGGACGAGACTACATCCAGTTCCACAACGTGACGGACGATGCTCCCCTCCACTCCCAGAGTCTGCCTGTGTCCAGGGTCTGCAGCGCTGCCAACAGTCCTG CGCCCACACCTCCCGCAAGCCCACCACCAGACATACTGCACAAGATTCGATCCAACCACAATCAGGCCACGAAACGCAAAGCGGCCATCATGCTTCCTTACTTGGCGCCCACAAAGCCGGGTAAGGGGAAAGTGGGTATGCTTGAGACGCCTACTGCAGCCAGTCGCACGTCAAGACTACAGAAAATCCTGTCTCGAAACACATCCACCCCTTCTGAGTTGCCTGAGGGTCTCCAGCCGAATCTGTCAGCAGTGTTACAGCCTATCGAGCTTGTAGGAGTCGACTCGGTTGGGGTCAGTTCGGTGCGACATAATGGTGGAGTCGTCACCTCGGTTGTCTCTCCAACTGCCACCTCAGTCCCAGCTGATCTTCGAATGAGCCGAATCACAGACCCTGGTATGGCCCAGTCTATTTTGTCCAAGACACCACGGGCATTGAGCTTGCTGGCAGGTCATGTCAGCTCGGAAAATCTTGCCAAAAACTCCCAAGCTAACAACACAGCAGTCAAAAATTCTATAGGTTCTAAATCAAGCAATGCAGTACAGGTTTTGAACATGCAGAATACTGCTTCTGGGTTTGTGTCTCTGCTGCCAAAGCCTGCCATGGACTTGAATTGTGCGACGTCTTCAGAGGCTTTGAACCAGAGTGTGACTGTTTCAAGAGGAACTCCTGTCCCACCCCTGAAACCCAGCGTAGCCAAGAAGCAGGAGGAGCCCCAGAAACGCTGCGACATTGTGCTGAGCAGATCGGCAGAGCAAATCCCCGCTGAAGGCCTGCAGTCTGTGTTGGATCACGATTACTGTCACGACTCCTTGCGCCGCGTCATTGTGGACGAGTTTGATCTCCTCGTTAGCCCTACCAAAAGTCACTGCCAaaaacccttgcaaaaagtgaAGTCTCTGCCTATTCTGCCCTCGGGCCAGTCTGCCAAGACACAAATTGTTAGCAAGGCGAACGACGTCGGTCAAACGGTCGGTGCCGCTGGACGTGCTAAGTCTCTGCCTATTCTGCCCTCGGGCCAGTCTGCCAAGACACAAATTGTTAGCAAGGCGAACGACGTCGGTCAAACGGTCGGTGCCGCTGGACGTGCTACCaccacacaaggtcagccattGAGAGTAGGTGCTGTGACAACAAGCACTTCCAAGATCACATCAAATATGGGCGCTGTCAATTCCAATGCTGTGATAAATTTGATTGCTCCAAGCACGTCAGCTGGTTCAGCAGCCACCGCAGTCGTTCATAACACACAGGAAAAACAGAATGTCAGAAGTGTTCCTGCTGTGTCTAACCCACCTCAGCCTGTGACTGTTTCGTTGATGTCTGTTTTGAGCAAAGTGCAGAACATCGAAAGCTTATTCACTCTGGAGAACGGCACCCTGAAGCTGCACCCCTCTGTTGCTGCCAGCATCAACCCTGCGGCCTTTGTTACGCCAGTGCCGCAAAACAGCCAACAAGTTGGACCTTCTGTGGGCTCAGTCACGGTCAACAGTTCAGACCAAAAGAACGGACTAATCCAGGGTAGGTCCACTGCTAAGGTGGTCCCAAATGCACCACGGTATGTCCAGCAAAACGTTCCTACCTCAAGCATGAACTCTGCCAACACTGCTGTGAAGAACCAGCAACAGGCAACAACTCCTGTTGTTCCACTCACAGCACCCACTCCAAGACTTGCCAAGGTGTCAAGCATCCCTGTGCCAAACAGTGCAAAGACAGATATAAACAGAAATACTTCGAATCAGCCAAAGAAGCCCCTCTCAGACAGGGCAAATACTAGCAGTGTCACACGCAATGCAACTTCAGGGAAAGAACAAAAAATACCACCTGCCCAggctcaaagaaagaaaaaacaagatcAGTATTCACATTCCACAGAGGTGGTGAATGACACACCTCCCCCTGAGGTTCCCAGTAGCTGCTGCCTTGAACAGATTAAAGTTGCTCCAATGAAAGGAATTTCCAAGAAACCGGGTGATTTTGATGCTGACAACCAGCAGAGTGAGCTCAATGACTCGCAGAGTGATTCCACAACTAATTCTCAAGAAACTTCTGTCATGTATTCAATGCCTGTATTTGACTTTGACGAGCCCTCCACTACTGGAATGTCTGACCGAGTTGTCACCCCTGTTAAAATTCAGACTTGCGCTGAAGAGAGTCCTACAACTCGACAGAGCCCAAAGATAACCCCCCAGCCCTACTCCCCTCAGACCTGTGATGAGAAGCCTCAGCCCCGACAGCCGTCACCTCGCTCTCCCCCTGTAAGCCCTAAAGATGACCCCCATGCGTGTTCGCCTTGTGCAACGAGTCCCGAGGCTGGTACCTCGCACGAACCAATGCAACAGTACGTTGATGAGTTTGACTTGATATGGGAGGAGCATGAGCAGGAGGCGGCAGCACAGGGCCGAGCGAGCCTGGAACGCAGAACTGTGACGTACCATGATCAATCCCGGCCCGAGTCCAGCCGAGGAGCGGGAACAAATAGGGGTCGTGGAGCTTCTAGGCGCGGTAGGAAGTCGGGGAAGTGGCAGCCAGGAAGCAGTCCAGTGAAGGAAGACAGCAGCGGGTTCTTCAGCAAGATTCCGTCGTATTACACAGCGCTGTCAATTCCTACAAAGACGGGGCGCAAACAGCTGACGGCGGAGGACGCAGAAGGTTTGACCATCCACGACTTCATTCCCGCAGACCATGATCCCATTCACTCCACGGAAGACCGGGAGTGGTACGACAAAATGCCGTCCTATTTCAGCTGTTTTACCAACAGTACAAAGTATGACTCTGCTGTAACCCACGGTGACTTCGGCAAAGTTGATCAGACGAAAAAAGCTGTCGGCTCCAGTTTTGTTGGAGGGAGCCCAAAGTCACCTTCGCCAGGGCACTCCCAGCGAAAATCGCCTTCCCCCACCACCAGTCAACGGAGTTCAAGGTCAAGGGAGGGTGATAGGTCACGAAAAAGGAGAAGGTCAAATTCCTCCTCAGTGTCGTCAGGGTCGAGGAGTAGATCTTGGAAGACAGGCAAACGGAGGCAAAGAAGGTCACCCTCTGGGTCTGGGTCGTGTCGCTCTTCATCGGGGTCAAG GTCACGTTCCGGTTCTTCTTCAAGATCTGGATCAAGATACTCTCGGTCATGTTCTCGCTCAAGGTCGCGGTCAAAATCACGGTCAAGATCCAGGGGCAGACG GTATCGCTCTGGCTCAGGAGAAAGTCGGTACAGTTCTGGTTCACGGAGAAGCAGACGTAATTTGTCAAGAGACCGTGCTCTGAGGAAACAGCTACGGCGGGAGGACAAGATTAAAAAGATG